The following proteins are encoded in a genomic region of Dermatophagoides farinae isolate YC_2012a chromosome 8, ASM2471394v1, whole genome shotgun sequence:
- the Hibch gene encoding 3-hydroxyisobutyryl-CoA hydrolase isoform X1 translates to MGIVILNRNFSSKLIGRYNCYYNRLSSSINQQQKRKMSTTTTTDEVLFETKGDKALITLNRPKALNSLSLNMVRLIYPQLVKWDADPNIRMIIIKSNMEKAFCAGGDVREIAESGPNSELSRNFFREEYILNHKISVLGVPYIALINGICMGGGVGVSVHGPFRVSTENTIIAMPETQIGFFCDVGGSYFLPKLPGKLGVYLGLTGRRLKGLDIQKAGLATHFVPSSHISALENDLYRIENANAAKISHLLSKYQEQWKDEYKQEFSLKPYIGRINSAFDADSVEQIVQNLEKDGSEWAKEVLEDLSKASPTSLKVTFEQLKRGKSLSLPDCLTMEYRLSQNILQHKDFYIGIRARLIEKTNNPQWDPKTLAEVTNQTVQSMFGPIDGGIKDLEL, encoded by the exons ATGGGCATAGTTATTCTGAACAG aaatttttcttcaaaattgattggcCGTTATAATTGTTACTACAATCGTTTATCgtcatcaattaatcaacaacagaaacgTAAAAtgtcgacaacaacaacaactgacGAAGTTTTATTCGAAACAAAAGGTGACAAAGCTTTAATTACATTGAATCGGCCAAAAGCATTAAATTCGCTTAGTCTAAATATGGTACGATTAATCTATCCACAATTGGTTAAATGGGATGCCGATCCAAATATTcgtatgataatcattaaaaGTAACATGGAGAAAGCATTCTGTGCCGGCGGTGATGTTCGTG AAATTGCCGAAAGTGGCCCAAATTCTGAGCTAAGccgtaatttttttcgtgaagaatatatattgaatcacAAGATCAGTGTACTTGGTGTACCATATATAGCATTGATCAATGGAATATGTATGGGAGGC GGCGTAGGTGTATCCGTACATGGACCATTTCGTGTATCAACAGAGAATACGATTATAGCTATGCCTGAAACACagatcggttttttttgtgatgtTGGTGGATCATATTTTCTACCCAAACTACCCGGTAAACTTGGTGTTTATCTAGGCCTTACTGGTCGTAGACTAAAAGGTCTTGATATACAAAAAGCTGGCCTGGCCACACATTTTGTACCCAGTTCTCATATATCGGCATTGGAAAACGATCTTTATAGGATAGAGAATGCAAATGCTGCTAAAATCAGTCATCTGCTTTCAAAATATCAA GAACAATGGAAAGATGAATATAAACAGGAATTTTCGCTGAAACCATATATTGGTCGTATCAATTCAGCATTCGATGCCGATTCAGTGGAACAAATTGTACAAAATCTTGAAAAAGATGGTTCTGAATGGGCAAAAGAAGTGCTTGAAGATCTAAGCAAAGCATCACCAACAAGTCTGAAGGTGACatttgaacaattgaaaCGTGGCAAATCGTTGAGCTTACCAGATTGTTTAACAATGGAATATCGATTATCGCAGAATATTCTACAACATAAAGATTTCTATATTGGTATTCGTGCAC gccttattgaaaaaacaaataatccTCAATGGGATCCGAAAACGTTGGCAGAAGTGACAAACCAAACAGTTCAATCAATGTTTGGCCCAATTGATGGTGGTATAAAAGATTTAGAGCTTTAA
- the Hibch gene encoding 3-hydroxyisobutyryl-CoA hydrolase isoform X2 has translation MGIVILNRNFSSKLIGRYNCYYNRLSSSINQQQKRKMSTTTTTDEVLFETKGDKALITLNRPKALNSLSLNMVRLIYPQLVKWDADPNIRMIIIKSNMEKAFCAGGDVQIAESGPNSELSRNFFREEYILNHKISVLGVPYIALINGICMGGGVGVSVHGPFRVSTENTIIAMPETQIGFFCDVGGSYFLPKLPGKLGVYLGLTGRRLKGLDIQKAGLATHFVPSSHISALENDLYRIENANAAKISHLLSKYQEQWKDEYKQEFSLKPYIGRINSAFDADSVEQIVQNLEKDGSEWAKEVLEDLSKASPTSLKVTFEQLKRGKSLSLPDCLTMEYRLSQNILQHKDFYIGIRARLIEKTNNPQWDPKTLAEVTNQTVQSMFGPIDGGIKDLEL, from the exons ATGGGCATAGTTATTCTGAACAG aaatttttcttcaaaattgattggcCGTTATAATTGTTACTACAATCGTTTATCgtcatcaattaatcaacaacagaaacgTAAAAtgtcgacaacaacaacaactgacGAAGTTTTATTCGAAACAAAAGGTGACAAAGCTTTAATTACATTGAATCGGCCAAAAGCATTAAATTCGCTTAGTCTAAATATGGTACGATTAATCTATCCACAATTGGTTAAATGGGATGCCGATCCAAATATTcgtatgataatcattaaaaGTAACATGGAGAAAGCATTCTGTGCCGGCGGTGATGTTC AAATTGCCGAAAGTGGCCCAAATTCTGAGCTAAGccgtaatttttttcgtgaagaatatatattgaatcacAAGATCAGTGTACTTGGTGTACCATATATAGCATTGATCAATGGAATATGTATGGGAGGC GGCGTAGGTGTATCCGTACATGGACCATTTCGTGTATCAACAGAGAATACGATTATAGCTATGCCTGAAACACagatcggttttttttgtgatgtTGGTGGATCATATTTTCTACCCAAACTACCCGGTAAACTTGGTGTTTATCTAGGCCTTACTGGTCGTAGACTAAAAGGTCTTGATATACAAAAAGCTGGCCTGGCCACACATTTTGTACCCAGTTCTCATATATCGGCATTGGAAAACGATCTTTATAGGATAGAGAATGCAAATGCTGCTAAAATCAGTCATCTGCTTTCAAAATATCAA GAACAATGGAAAGATGAATATAAACAGGAATTTTCGCTGAAACCATATATTGGTCGTATCAATTCAGCATTCGATGCCGATTCAGTGGAACAAATTGTACAAAATCTTGAAAAAGATGGTTCTGAATGGGCAAAAGAAGTGCTTGAAGATCTAAGCAAAGCATCACCAACAAGTCTGAAGGTGACatttgaacaattgaaaCGTGGCAAATCGTTGAGCTTACCAGATTGTTTAACAATGGAATATCGATTATCGCAGAATATTCTACAACATAAAGATTTCTATATTGGTATTCGTGCAC gccttattgaaaaaacaaataatccTCAATGGGATCCGAAAACGTTGGCAGAAGTGACAAACCAAACAGTTCAATCAATGTTTGGCCCAATTGATGGTGGTATAAAAGATTTAGAGCTTTAA